A segment of the Echinicola strongylocentroti genome:
TTGACCCTACTTCTATTGCTTGCCCTAACTGTTCATGGGCAAATCAGCGAAGAAAATAATGACAAGCTTTCGAATAATATTGTAAGCAATGAAAAATTCGAGAAAGTAAAGAAAATGGCCTTAAAAGTAGTCTCCGAAGGCTTTAATGCAGGTGATGGATACAGGGAGGTCTGGATCAGGGATTACAATACTTTCATTAACATCGCCACCAAGGTGTACCCGAAGGAAACGCTAAGGGAAAACCTATTGGTTTTTTTCAGGATGCAGGCAGATGATGGGAATATCATCGATGGTTTTACGCCAGTGGCGTCCATTGGGGAAGACGACACCGATTTTAGTTATTCTGAGCTGGAGCCAAGGTATGCTGGTCACAAAAATACCGTGGAGACAGACCAAGAGACTTCTTTGGTGCAAACTGTCTACAAATACATCAAGGCCACCGGTGATTTTTCACTGCTTTCAGAAAAGGTAGGGGACAAAACGGTGGCCGAACGGCTGGAGTGGTCCATGGATTATCTGATGGAGCACCGCTTTGACAGGGAGCATGGCCTGCTCTGGGGCGCGACTACTGCCGACTGGGGAGATGTGCAGCCAGAACATGGATGGGGAGTGGATATTGATAAAAACACCCATCGGGCCATTGATATTTATGATAATGCCATGATGGTCATTGCCTTGGCCAACCTAATGGAAATAATGCCTGAAAGCAGGGAAAAATGGGCAACCATCAAGCTGCAACTGGAAAAAAATATCCGAAAGCACCTCTGGGACGCAGAAGCGCAAAAGTTCATTCCCCATATCTATCTGGAGGGTTCACCTTTTCCAGAAGACTTCAAGGAGAATGAGATTTTTTATTTTGGCGGCACTGCTATCGCCATCGAAGCGGGATTGCTGACACATGAGGAAATCGAACATTCCCTGAATCAAATGGTTTCTCTGGTGAAACAAGCCGGTGCACCCTCTATCGGATTGACAGTCTATCCTCCATATCCGGCAGGCTATTTTGCCAATAAGATCATGAATCCGGAGTACAGCTACCAAAACGGAGGCGACTGGACTTGGTTTGGAGGAAGGATGGTCCTGGAATTGGTCAAAAATGGATTTGTCGAGGAAGCATACAGGGAAATACAGCCAATGGTCGATAGGGTAATAGAAAACGATGGCTTTTACGAGTGGTATTCGGTCGATAACCAGCCACGAGGGTCAGGGACTTTTAGGGGAAGTGCCGGAGTGCTCTATGATGCCATAGTTGCCCTACAAGAATCCAATAATACAAAAAACTAGCATAATGGGAAGACCGACAATATTGGCAGATGGGGAGAAAATGCTGCAGGTTGGAGTAGATATCGGTGGAAGCCATATTACGGCTTGTCTTTTTGATGGCGAGCGTCAGGAGCTTCTGCTGGAGTCCATGACCACGCGGCATCCCGACCCAAATGGAACAGCCAACGAGCTCATAGGAGTATGGGCTGAGGCGATTGAGCTGGCCATAAAACAATCCAATGCACCAGTAAGAGGGGTTGGGATTGCTGTTCCAGGGCCATTTGATTATGCGGAGGGGATCAGCCTGGTCATCGGGGTAAATAAATTTGAATGTATTTATGGTGTCAATATCAAAGAGGAACTTTCTCAACGCCTGAAGTTAGAAAAATCCCAAATTAGATTTGTCAATGATGCATCGGCATTTGGCATTGCAGTGACCAAGGTAGGTCTTGGCAAAGGTGCAAATCGCTGTGTGGCCTTGACCTTGGGGACAGGGCTTGGATCTTCGTTTTTAGTTGATGGCGTGCCGGTACTATCAGGTGATGAGGTGCCCGAAAATGGTTGGTTATATAATGGTGAATTTCAAGGGGAAATGGCGGATGACCATTTTTCAGCCCGTGGTTTGGTGGGGCTATATAAGTCCCTTGGAGGAAAGGAAGCGTCTACTGCTTTGGACGTTTTTACCCTTGCCAAATCTGATCCACTGGCCCAGAAAACCTTTGAATTGTTTGGAAGTAGATTGGGCAGTTTTCTTGATCCATATATCCAAAGATTTGGTGCCCAAATACTTGTGTTGGGAGGAAATCTATCACGATCCTTCGCTTTGTTTGAGCTGGATTTGCTGAAAGAACTGTCCATAGACAGTGTAGTGGTTTCCCCAATGCTGGATCACGCCCCATTGATCGGTGGAGCCATGCTTTTTGAGGAGGAATATTATGGAAATTTAGCACAGGTAATAAATAGGATGAAATGAAAGATATAAGCTCACAAACACTGCCATATGGTAAAATTTTACCAGTGCTGCTGAGTTTTGTGGTAATGGGATTTGTGGATATTGTTGGGGTTTCGACAGGGTACGCCCAGAAGGAGTTTGACCTCAGCCCAGAAATGGCACAATTGATTCCTTCCATGGTTTTTGTCTGGTTTTTTGTGCTGTCGGTTCCCATTAGCATACTCCAGAATAAGGTAGGAAAAAGAAAGGTCCTGCTCGCCGGAATTGGTGCCACAGCATTGGGAATGGCCATACCATTTGTCAGCTTTAGTTATGGCATATTCCTTTGCTCATTTGTGTTACTGGGAATTGGCAATACCTTAATTCAGGTTTCTTCCAATCCTTTGCTGAGAGAGGTAGTTACGGCAGAGAAGTATCCCAGTATTCTGAGTGTGTCCCAGTTTATCAAGGCCATTAGTTCCTTGCTGGGGCCATTGCTAGTGGCTATGCTGGCATCCAGGACTGGTGATTGGAAGAATGTATTTTTGGTATATGGTGCGGTAGCGATCTGTACTGGAGCATGGCTGGCCAAAACCCCCATAAAAGAAACCCACGAGCAAGCTTCTGCGGGATTTAAGGATTGCTTTAGGTTATTGAAAGATCCCGTGATTGCCTTTATGGTGTTTGCCATATTTTTGACCGTTGGGATTGACGTGGGCATGAATACCAATATCCAAGGCGTTTTGGTTTCCAAGTTTGATCTTACGTTGGAGGATGCATCGTTAGGGATCAGCCTTTATTTCTTTTCCTTGTTGGTCAGCCGCTTGCTGGGGGCTGTGATCTTGGGAAAAATGAGCCATGTGAAGTTTCTCAAGTGGTCTGGATGGCTTACGGTGATTGCATTTGTATGTCTAATGGTGTCTCCTAGTCTTGAAACCACCTTGGCATCCATCATACTAGTAGGATTGGCCTCGGCCAACCTGTTTCCGTTGATCTTTGCATTGACCATCAACAGGACCCCCAAAAGGAGCAATGAAATATCGGGACTGATGACGATGGCGATAGTTGGTGGGGCGGTGGTTCCGTTTATCATGGGGCTTATCCAGAAATCAGCAGGAGTGGATTTTGTGTTTCTCGTCCCCGCTATTGCAGCGGTGGTGCTGTCGTTTTCTTACCTAAAGTTCGGAAAATGAAACAGCAGGAAGCAGCGCCTGATGGAAGGAGGCTTTGATTGGGGGCACTAGTGGCCTTTCGGATGGATGGCCAGAAAAAACAATAAATGGATTTAATGACAAATTGCTTAATTTTGCTTTTTGGTTGCTGTCGCAATGACGGCAGATAATTAAAAATTAAACAGTATCAAGAAGTCTATGGAGGTAAGGGGATTTGAACTAGACCATAAGAGTGCCATTCCGTATCACGTGCAGTTGGAAAAGTATTTGAGGGCACTGATAAAGCTGAAGGAGTATGCCTCAGGGGAATCATTGCTGCCCAAGGAAGAGAGTATGGCCAAAAGGTTTGGCGTTTCTCGCAATACCGTAAGACAGGCCATAGATAAACTGGTGCAGGATGGTTTGGTGGAAAGAAAAAGGGGAGTAGGATCCAAGGTGGTCGCCCAGAATATTTCCACACGACTAGACCAGTGGATTTCCTTTACCAAAGAAATGCGGGACAAGGGCATAGATGTGGTGGAATATGCCGTAGAAATTGATTTTGTTAAGCCGGACAAGGATACTGCAAGGGCTTTGAATTTGGGGACAGATACAGAAGTTTGTTGTCTCAAGCGGGTGAGAGGTGCTGAAGATGCCAAATATTTGTTCAGTATTTCCTATTTCCACCCCCGGATAGGCCTGACAGGATCCGAGAATTTTTACCAGCCGCTTTATGAGATGTTGGAGAAGGAATGTCATATAGTGGTAACGGTGTCCAAAGAAAAGCTGAAAGCCATCGCCGCTCCTGCCGTTATCGCCCATGCATTGGATATCAAGAAAGGAGATCCCGTCCTGAAGCGGGAAAGGGTCGTGTTGGACAGGGGAGACAGGCCAGTGGAGTACAACCTAGTGTATTATGCCACAGATTATTTTTCCTACGATATTGATATCAAAAGGGAACTGTAAGGATCTATTAACCTGAGTTCGATAATAGAAATGATCATCAATTTGGGAACAGTACCTATGTCACTGTTCGGGTACTTTATCCACCTTCTAATACCTAGCTAATTCTCCTAATGGAGCATCCCGTCTCCTTCGTCCACTCCATGAGCGTAGCCGAAGGGGCGGTTGAGGTGATTAATCCTTCTCCTTGCGTCATTCGAACGCAGTAACAGTTGAGTGAAACAACCTGTTTTTTAGAGGCGGGATTTGATTCGTCCTATTTGCTAGACATTCTTTTTATTGAGCTGTTTAATAATTGTAAACCATAATATTATGTTTAATTTTGTTTAAACATATGCACATACTAAATATTGTATATAGCAATTAGATAACCTGAGATTAAAGAACAATAAACCATTGTAAAAATGAAAAGCATTACAAATTTTGGTGTTTTACTGTTGACATGCCTGCTGCTTGGTACGGCGTGTAATTCTTCGTCAGATTTACAGGAGAAGGAGCATTCGGAGGGAGTTTCCTTTCTTGAATTTGTAGATCCCAATATTGGGTCAGTACATAGTCGTTGGTTTTTTTATACTCCTGGAGCCATGCCGTTTGGGATGGCTAAATTAGGACCATCTACCAATGGAAGTTATGGGAACAAAAGTGGTTGGGAAGCGGTAGGATATGATGGCAGGCATGAGAGTATTGAAGGTTTTGCAAACCTGCATGAATTTCAGGTCGGAGGGTTTCTTTTTACTGCCACTACTGGTAAGCTACATACCGTACCGGGAAGCCTGGAAAACCCCGATGAAGGTTACCGTTCCCGGTTTGACAAAGAAGATGAGGTGGCCACACCCGGCTATTATAAGGTCAAGCTGAAGGACTATGACGTCACTGCTGAACTGACCGCGACCGAAAGAGTAGGGTTTCATAAATATACCTTCCCAAAAACCGACAGTGCTTATATTGTTCTGGACATCGGCAATCAATTGGGAGAAAGTGGTAAAGTAAAGGATGCCGCTGTCACCTTTAATGATGACAATACCATCGAAGGATGGGTGATTACCTATCCGGAATATGTAAAAAAATACCAGCCTGATGGAGAAGTGAAAATGTTTTTTTCTGCGGTTATTAACAAAACTCCTGAATCGGTAGGTGCTTTTAATGGTGACAACAGAAAAGAGAATCAACATCACACGACTGGAGTAGGAGCAGGGCTTTACATGGCCTTCGACACCCAAGAGGGTGAGTCCATTGAAATGAAAGCTGGGTTTTCCTACACCTCTCTGGAAAACGCAAAAAAGAACCTACTTGCAGAAGCAAAAGACCTTGATTTCGAAACCGCCAAAACACTGGCCCAAAAAAAGTGGAATGAAGAGCTTGGCAAAATCAAGATTTCCGATCCTTCAAAGGAGAATAAAACCAAGTTTTATACAGGCCTTTACCATGCGCTTTTGGGAAGGGGATTGGCAAGTGATGTAAATGGCCAGTTTCCTGAAAATGACGGCTCCATTGGGCAAATTCCGTTGGATGCAAATGGTGAGCCGGAATTTGATTTTTACAATACGGACTCTGTTTGGGGGGCATTTTGGAACCTTACGCAATTGTGGACCCTAGTGTGGCCAGAATATTACAACGATTTTGTACAAAGCCATTTGGCCGTTTACAAAAACTCCGGATGGATGAGTGATGGGCTGGCCAACAGTAAATTTGTTTCCGGTGTCGGGACCAATTTTGTAGGGCTCGTCATAGCAGCGGCCTATCAGGCCAATATCAGGGATTATGATGTGGAATTGGCTTTTAAAGCAGCTTATGAAAATGAAGTAAAATATGAAAATAGAAATGAGGGAGCGGGCAAAACGGACTTGAAGCCCTTTGTAGAAAAAGGCTTTATTCCCTATCAACCAGGCTGGGATACTTCACCTGAAGGCTCGGCATTTTCTGTTTCACATGCTTTGGAATATAGCTATAGCAGTTATGCTGTCGCCCAATTTGCCAAAGCCCTTGGTAAAGATGCCGAGTATAATGAACTGATGCAGTTATCCCACAACTGGGAAAAAGTATATGATGAAGCAATAGACTTTGTAAGGCCAAGGGTGGCCTCTGGGGAGTTTATGAAGGATTTTGACCCTTTTGCTCCTTGGGTAGGATTTCAGGAGGGCAATGCCTGGCAATACACTTTTTATGTCCCCCACACTCCTGAAGCACTGGTAGAAAAAATGGGAGACGAAAAATTTGTCAACAGACTGGATTCTATTTTTACGGTTTCCGAAAAGACAGGCTTCGGGGGAGAGGATATCGATGCCTTTGCTGGATTAAGTTACCTATATAACCAAGGCAACCAGCCCAATTTGCATATTCCTTGGCTTTTTAACTATACAAGCCAGCCATGGCTTACCCAGAAATGGGTGAGACGTATCTGTGATGTATTTTATGGAGTGGAGGAAGTACATGGATATGGTTTAGGTCAGGATGAGGACCAGGGGCAGTTGGGAGCTTGGTATGTCATGGCTTCTATTGGCCTGTTTGATGTCAAAGGTTTGGTAGAAATGGGGCCTTCTTTTCAGTTTGGCAGTCCCTTATTTGATGAGGTGGAGATTACTACCACCAATGGTAAGTCCATTCGGATTACTACCAAAAACAACCGAGAGGACAACGTGTTTATTCAATCCATTAAATTGAACGGCAAGTCTTACGATCAATCCCAAATAAGCCTTGATCAGTTAAGGGAAGGGGCTCACTTGGAAATGAACTTGGGAGATACTCCCAATAAGAACTTATTTGAAGACTTGTAACGGTTGATCATGGGAAAGTGATTAAAACGTTGGTGTCAAATGAATGGGAAATCATCATCCAGGTGAATGGATTGGATATAAGATGAGGCAATGATTGCTGCACGAAGTTATTTTGGCACTAAATCTTTACCGTCAGAAAATGTCAGGCATTATTGCCATCAGTGTTGTCAAATGTCCTTTTCGTGATTTCATGTACGACCCTGTCCAGCTCCTTGCATGAACTGCCTATCCAGTCGATGATTTGTTCGGTGCTAATGTCCTCTCTGTTGGTTTCCTTTGCTAGTGCTGTCAGTCCCATAATCCTAGAAAGGGGAGCCCTGATCTTATGGGATTGAAGCCAGGCTATTTCACGAAGGTTGTCATTTTGCCGTTGTATTTGCTCCAAGTGAGTCCTAGAGGCGGTGACATTCAGAACAGAACCTACCGAACGTATTGGTTTGCCCATACTGTCTCGGAGAATCAGGCACCTGTCCACAAAATAACCAATATGCCCATTTGCTAAAGCCATCCTATATTCCATCTTCCAGGAATTGACGGATTCATCGTCAAGGGCTGCTTCATAAGAACTCCAAACCTCCGCAGCATCGTCAGGATGGATTTTTTGGAACCATGAATTTGCTATTGAGAAAGGTTCCTGTTCCCTATAACTGACTTGCTCATCAAAACCAGTGCCTCGGGTAATGTTATTTATGCTATGGTTCAATTCCCATATCATTTCATTGCTGACTTGCATGGCCAGTTTAAAGCGGTTGTTGCTTATAGACAGTCGTTGTTCATACTCCTTTTCTTCCGTGATGTCCCGGATAGTGCCTTCGATACGGAAGGGACGTCCCTGTTGGTCCGCAACCAACCTGATTTCCTGTTGCACCCATTTGATCTTTCCCTGCGCATCGATGATGCGGTGTTCATATCGATTGACTTTTCCCGGTTTCCGTTTTTGGTCTGGATCATTTTTGATCAAGTGCCGGTCCTCTGGATGAAATGTTTGGATTAGGTTTTCCATGTTGGGAATGAAGTTTTTGCGGGTATAACCGTAAATTTTGTACGTTTCATCACTCCATTCGGATATGCTTGAATCCAGGTCACGGCTCCAGTAGCCCAATTTCCCTATTTTTTGAGCCGTCTTTAATTTGGTGTAGGCATCCTTTAGGTGCTCTTCGGCACTTTTCTGCGCGGTGATATCCTTGGCCACTGCTATAATCACTTTGGATGCTGGTATTGTCTTCCCTTTCCAGATCATTGTTTTGACCTTGCCTTCTTTTGTCAGTAGCCGGGTTTCCAGTGGCTTCGAAGTGTTTCCTTGTATGAAAGCGGCCATCTTTTTACGTGATTGCCCGTGGTCACTATTATCGACAAAATTCAACAGGGGTTTTTGCAGCAATTCTTTCTTATCGTACCGTAATAACCGCCCCAAGGCACTGTTGTACTTTTTGACATATCCGTCATAACCTATTACACATAAGGGGCCTGGAGAAAGGTCAAAAAAGCTTCTATATTCCTCTTCAGTCAATTTTTGTTGGATAACAGCTCCAATGGGTTTAATGACCTCTTTTAACAATTGTATTTGGTCACTGAGCAATTCGGCTCTTTTATGCGAAAAGGCCACAAAGACAGCCAGAAATTCATGGCGATAGGTTATGGGAATGGCAAATGCCGATTGTAGCGGTGTAAGCCCGATCTCTTCTGCCCGGATGAAATTAGGTTCCAAAGAAAGGTCGTCCCATACTTGGATAGCATTACGAGCCCAAGTGACTCCAGGCAGCCCCTGACCTTTGGAGAGACTGTCCATATTGTTTTTTCTGTACAGCTGGCCAAGTTTTGGGTCTGCGTGGTATTTTGAAACCAAATTTAAATGCTGACCATCCTTAGATAGCAGATACATTTCGCATAGATCGATATTGGGAAGACCGGTTACCCTTTCCAGTGCATGGGCCATACCTTTATACAGAGCCCCTGGCTGTCCTATCGAGTTGGTCATGGACGCTACCAGCTCACTGGAAATGCGCTTTTCGATTTCTTCGTTGACTACTTGGGTGTTGGCGATAATCCCGTTGATGGCAGGATCGTCCAAGTGATTGGTGATTTCAGTATGAAGCCAAACCCAGTTTCCCTGTGCGTTCATAAAGCGATAGGGGTCTATAGTGACATGGTGCTTGGTGGCGATTTGCTCAAATTGCTCTTTGACCCTAGGAATGTCATCGGGATATATAAAGTCAAATGCATTTTTGGTATAGAAATGTTCCGGAGGAATTCCCAATATTTTTTGGCTGGTAGGGGCTACATATTTATAGTTACCCATATTATCCAGTAGGCCGATTAAGTCCGTGCCATTTTGAACCAATGACCTGAACCTAGTCTCGCTTTCGACCAGTTTTTCATATGCAGCAGAATCTTTTATGGCGTAGGAAAGGTTACTGATAAGACTATGTATCACTTGTAAATCCATCTCCTGCCATTTCTTTTCTTGTCGGTGGTCCTCAATACCGAAAACCCCGATTAGCTCCTCTTCCAAGAACACCGGATATAGCAGTAGCGATTGGACCTTATTCGTTTCCAGTACCGATTTTGCTTCAGGTTCTGTGATTTCAGAAATAGTGGCGACGAATTTTTTCCCTTTTGCCAGGTAATCGCTATAAAAACAAGAATTCCTGATTTGGGATCGTGACAGTCCTATTGGAAGCCTGCTATTGGTTTTGTTGTCCCTTGTCCATTTTATGCACTGGCCATTGTTTGGTTCGGACCCTTTCTGGGGTAAAAAGTACGCTCTGTCAACCTTCAAAAGGTCACCGATGATGCCAAGGCACTTTTTGAGCGCATTGGGCCAGTCCTTTGTCTTGAGAAGGATTTCCTGAAATTCTCCAATTGCCGCTAGGTAGGTTTTTTGGGTTTCGATGCGTTGTTGTTGATTAAAACTGGCTGTTAGATCTATGGCGGACACAATCTCCGCTTCACTGCCCCGATATACAATGCGATTGCTTTTGATCTTCACCCGGATGATGCTTCCATCCTTTTTCCTATGCCTAAACCACCTTTCATTATTGGGTTTGATGCCCTTTCTTACCTGTTGGACGGCCTTTTCAAGAAGAGCAATGTCTTCCTTGGGACGAATCTCCTTTATGGTCATGCTCAGAAATTCCTCCTCGGAGAAGCCATAATGGAGGATTGCTTCTTTATTGACAGCTAAAAACTCCAGGGTATCGAGGTCATAAATCCACATGGGAAATGGGGATTGCTCAAAGACATGCTGGTCCAGATTCCGTGGTGTTTGTGATGGGTTTACCATGGTTTTAGGTTGTTGTTTTGGGACTATTTCTCTTGGTAGTTAACTGTCATTGTTTTCTAATATAATGTAATTTATACCAAAGAACATAATGATATCAAATGTGTCTGTCGGTTTTTATAAGCCCAATACTTTTTTTACGCATGGTGGAAGGGCGATTGGAAAATTGGTAAATCAATCATTATTTATACTAAACCCGAAATATGCATTAGTCTATCTACGCCACTGCGCACAAGTATTTCGGTCTGATCCGTCCGGCGGACAAAATCAATCGCTTCGCTTTAATTTTCGGTTCTATCTGGCTGTATAGAGCTGTCTTTATGATTTACTTCCCCCGATACAGAAAGTATAACTTACTGACAAACAATTCGTCAATTATACTACGGTACAAATAACGGTATAGAATCAAGGATCATGATAAACCTCAATATTTCAGGTTCCTGTTCAGTACACTAATCACCAATTTCTTCACCGTTTCCATTTCTTCAGGTCTACTTGAAGCGATAAATAAGGTCAAGCTGGCAAGTGCATCATTGCTGATTATTGGTTTCCTATTTTGGGTGTGGAGTAGGTCATTCGACTGTAAAAAGAGGAGAAAGCAGGCTGCAGCAATTCGTTTATTACCATCTACAAAACCATGATTCTTCACGATCAAATATAGAAGCGTAGCTGCTTTTTCTTCTAGGGTAGGATAGAAGTCCTCTTCCCCGAAGCCTTTGCTGATCTGTGCTATTGCGCTTTCAAAGCTTCCGTCTTTTTCTTTTCCAAATACACCAGATTCAAAATCTGATCTCATCGATTTTATTATCTCCTGATATTGAGATAATTCAGGATAAGTTGCTTTTCTCTTGCTTAAACCTTTTTTATCTAAATTTTCGTGATCGTAATCATCAAGCAATTCTAGTCCTTTTGCGAATTGATTCAGCCAATCTAAATCAAAGTGTTGGACTTCTTCCTTTTGCTGAATTGCTCTGCTTAAAATCCGTATTCCATCTTTAAGGGTTTGGACTTCTTGTTGTTTTTGAGCGAGTCTGTTTTCATTTATAGCGTA
Coding sequences within it:
- a CDS encoding GH36-type glycosyl hydrolase domain-containing protein, coding for MKNYLALTLLLLLALTVHGQISEENNDKLSNNIVSNEKFEKVKKMALKVVSEGFNAGDGYREVWIRDYNTFINIATKVYPKETLRENLLVFFRMQADDGNIIDGFTPVASIGEDDTDFSYSELEPRYAGHKNTVETDQETSLVQTVYKYIKATGDFSLLSEKVGDKTVAERLEWSMDYLMEHRFDREHGLLWGATTADWGDVQPEHGWGVDIDKNTHRAIDIYDNAMMVIALANLMEIMPESREKWATIKLQLEKNIRKHLWDAEAQKFIPHIYLEGSPFPEDFKENEIFYFGGTAIAIEAGLLTHEEIEHSLNQMVSLVKQAGAPSIGLTVYPPYPAGYFANKIMNPEYSYQNGGDWTWFGGRMVLELVKNGFVEEAYREIQPMVDRVIENDGFYEWYSVDNQPRGSGTFRGSAGVLYDAIVALQESNNTKN
- a CDS encoding ROK family protein, with product MGRPTILADGEKMLQVGVDIGGSHITACLFDGERQELLLESMTTRHPDPNGTANELIGVWAEAIELAIKQSNAPVRGVGIAVPGPFDYAEGISLVIGVNKFECIYGVNIKEELSQRLKLEKSQIRFVNDASAFGIAVTKVGLGKGANRCVALTLGTGLGSSFLVDGVPVLSGDEVPENGWLYNGEFQGEMADDHFSARGLVGLYKSLGGKEASTALDVFTLAKSDPLAQKTFELFGSRLGSFLDPYIQRFGAQILVLGGNLSRSFALFELDLLKELSIDSVVVSPMLDHAPLIGGAMLFEEEYYGNLAQVINRMK
- a CDS encoding MFS transporter translates to MKDISSQTLPYGKILPVLLSFVVMGFVDIVGVSTGYAQKEFDLSPEMAQLIPSMVFVWFFVLSVPISILQNKVGKRKVLLAGIGATALGMAIPFVSFSYGIFLCSFVLLGIGNTLIQVSSNPLLREVVTAEKYPSILSVSQFIKAISSLLGPLLVAMLASRTGDWKNVFLVYGAVAICTGAWLAKTPIKETHEQASAGFKDCFRLLKDPVIAFMVFAIFLTVGIDVGMNTNIQGVLVSKFDLTLEDASLGISLYFFSLLVSRLLGAVILGKMSHVKFLKWSGWLTVIAFVCLMVSPSLETTLASIILVGLASANLFPLIFALTINRTPKRSNEISGLMTMAIVGGAVVPFIMGLIQKSAGVDFVFLVPAIAAVVLSFSYLKFGK
- a CDS encoding GntR family transcriptional regulator, yielding MEVRGFELDHKSAIPYHVQLEKYLRALIKLKEYASGESLLPKEESMAKRFGVSRNTVRQAIDKLVQDGLVERKRGVGSKVVAQNISTRLDQWISFTKEMRDKGIDVVEYAVEIDFVKPDKDTARALNLGTDTEVCCLKRVRGAEDAKYLFSISYFHPRIGLTGSENFYQPLYEMLEKECHIVVTVSKEKLKAIAAPAVIAHALDIKKGDPVLKRERVVLDRGDRPVEYNLVYYATDYFSYDIDIKREL
- a CDS encoding GH92 family glycosyl hydrolase, which produces MKSITNFGVLLLTCLLLGTACNSSSDLQEKEHSEGVSFLEFVDPNIGSVHSRWFFYTPGAMPFGMAKLGPSTNGSYGNKSGWEAVGYDGRHESIEGFANLHEFQVGGFLFTATTGKLHTVPGSLENPDEGYRSRFDKEDEVATPGYYKVKLKDYDVTAELTATERVGFHKYTFPKTDSAYIVLDIGNQLGESGKVKDAAVTFNDDNTIEGWVITYPEYVKKYQPDGEVKMFFSAVINKTPESVGAFNGDNRKENQHHTTGVGAGLYMAFDTQEGESIEMKAGFSYTSLENAKKNLLAEAKDLDFETAKTLAQKKWNEELGKIKISDPSKENKTKFYTGLYHALLGRGLASDVNGQFPENDGSIGQIPLDANGEPEFDFYNTDSVWGAFWNLTQLWTLVWPEYYNDFVQSHLAVYKNSGWMSDGLANSKFVSGVGTNFVGLVIAAAYQANIRDYDVELAFKAAYENEVKYENRNEGAGKTDLKPFVEKGFIPYQPGWDTSPEGSAFSVSHALEYSYSSYAVAQFAKALGKDAEYNELMQLSHNWEKVYDEAIDFVRPRVASGEFMKDFDPFAPWVGFQEGNAWQYTFYVPHTPEALVEKMGDEKFVNRLDSIFTVSEKTGFGGEDIDAFAGLSYLYNQGNQPNLHIPWLFNYTSQPWLTQKWVRRICDVFYGVEEVHGYGLGQDEDQGQLGAWYVMASIGLFDVKGLVEMGPSFQFGSPLFDEVEITTTNGKSIRITTKNNREDNVFIQSIKLNGKSYDQSQISLDQLREGAHLEMNLGDTPNKNLFEDL
- a CDS encoding PAS domain S-box protein gives rise to the protein MVNPSQTPRNLDQHVFEQSPFPMWIYDLDTLEFLAVNKEAILHYGFSEEEFLSMTIKEIRPKEDIALLEKAVQQVRKGIKPNNERWFRHRKKDGSIIRVKIKSNRIVYRGSEAEIVSAIDLTASFNQQQRIETQKTYLAAIGEFQEILLKTKDWPNALKKCLGIIGDLLKVDRAYFLPQKGSEPNNGQCIKWTRDNKTNSRLPIGLSRSQIRNSCFYSDYLAKGKKFVATISEITEPEAKSVLETNKVQSLLLYPVFLEEELIGVFGIEDHRQEKKWQEMDLQVIHSLISNLSYAIKDSAAYEKLVESETRFRSLVQNGTDLIGLLDNMGNYKYVAPTSQKILGIPPEHFYTKNAFDFIYPDDIPRVKEQFEQIATKHHVTIDPYRFMNAQGNWVWLHTEITNHLDDPAINGIIANTQVVNEEIEKRISSELVASMTNSIGQPGALYKGMAHALERVTGLPNIDLCEMYLLSKDGQHLNLVSKYHADPKLGQLYRKNNMDSLSKGQGLPGVTWARNAIQVWDDLSLEPNFIRAEEIGLTPLQSAFAIPITYRHEFLAVFVAFSHKRAELLSDQIQLLKEVIKPIGAVIQQKLTEEEYRSFFDLSPGPLCVIGYDGYVKKYNSALGRLLRYDKKELLQKPLLNFVDNSDHGQSRKKMAAFIQGNTSKPLETRLLTKEGKVKTMIWKGKTIPASKVIIAVAKDITAQKSAEEHLKDAYTKLKTAQKIGKLGYWSRDLDSSISEWSDETYKIYGYTRKNFIPNMENLIQTFHPEDRHLIKNDPDQKRKPGKVNRYEHRIIDAQGKIKWVQQEIRLVADQQGRPFRIEGTIRDITEEKEYEQRLSISNNRFKLAMQVSNEMIWELNHSINNITRGTGFDEQVSYREQEPFSIANSWFQKIHPDDAAEVWSSYEAALDDESVNSWKMEYRMALANGHIGYFVDRCLILRDSMGKPIRSVGSVLNVTASRTHLEQIQRQNDNLREIAWLQSHKIRAPLSRIMGLTALAKETNREDISTEQIIDWIGSSCKELDRVVHEITKRTFDNTDGNNA
- the rhuM gene encoding RhuM family protein yields the protein METIVVEMENQIEIYQGTDGQTQIEVKFEGDTFWLSLQQISDLFHRDKSVISRHIRNIYKEGELDRQSTVAKNATVQMEGKRKVEREVEFYNLDLILSVGYKVNSKQGTQFRIWATKRLKDYLIQGYAINENRLAQKQQEVQTLKDGIRILSRAIQQKEEVQHFDLDWLNQFAKGLELLDDYDHENLDKKGLSKRKATYPELSQYQEIIKSMRSDFESGVFGKEKDGSFESAIAQISKGFGEEDFYPTLEEKAATLLYLIVKNHGFVDGNKRIAAACFLLFLQSNDLLHTQNRKPIISNDALASLTLFIASSRPEEMETVKKLVISVLNRNLKY